A window from Toxoplasma gondii ME49 chromosome IX, whole genome shotgun sequence encodes these proteins:
- a CDS encoding HEAT repeat-containing protein (encoded by transcript TGME49_290340), which yields MVYLHLDFQRKRIDLAYKALKMCKCDEASVDREAPEEEQGMDAENHFNLPTMAELEAAMCSPETSIVRKMAHLFSIKKHGGAGAMNLILESLNHDEGSILFRHEATYVLGQLGCQDAGEPLLKILKDTSENEMVRHEAAEALSALGYESSLPVLQDVAADPSAPLTVRQTCELSIHSLLSKIQGKAPAGDGAASAPAPASVDATDQPWWLREDNAYRDRQFNTVDPSEPYPNCTPADVPWLSAQLLNDEESLWNRYRAMTTLRNLNSPKATAMLALVLSRDSSSAILRHEIAFVLGQLRIPSASAGDAAVQGDAPAPAPEHDGAANAPPQYRETPEFLKEQLKVEHSEATAARATFAALAQCLENAREHPMARHEAALALGSLGASAGAAETRWEDGATSVQDTVIRLLQTYANDPDRVVRESCLVGLDSMQEELGLELGVC from the exons ATGGTGTACTTACACTTGGActtccagagaaaaaggatCGACCTCGCTTATAAAGCCTTGAAAATGTGCAAGTGCGATGAAGCATCCGTGGACAGGGAGGCTCCCGAAGAGGAGCAGGGGATGGATGCAGAGAATCACTTCAACTTGCCGACGATGGCGGAACTCGAGGCTGCGATGTGCAGCCCCGAGACGAGCATCGTGAGGAAAATGGCGCATCTGTTTTCCATCAAAAAACatggaggcgcaggcgccATGAACTTGATCCTCGAATCTCTCAACCACGATGAAGGATCTATCCTCTTCAG acacgaGGCGACTTACGTGCTCGGGCAGCTGGGGTGTCAGGATGCAGGAGAGCCGCTGTTGAAGATTTTGAAAGATACGAGTGAAAACGAAATGGTTCGCCATGAA GCTGCCGAAGCGTTGAGCGCCCTGGGCTACGAGAGTTCGCTCCCCGTT CTGCAGGACGTCGCGGCGGATCCGTCGGCGCCTTTGACGGTGCGGCAGACTTGCGAGTTGTCGATTCACTCTTTGCTGTCGAAGATCCAGGGCAAGGCGCCTGCCGGAGACGGCGCTGCGAGCGCTCCTGCGCCTGCCTCAGTCGACGCGACGGACCAGCCATGGTGGCTGCGCGAGGACAACGCGTACCGCGACCGCCAGTTCAACACCGTGGATCCCTCCGAGCCGTATCCGAACTGCACTCCCGCCGATGTGCCTTGGCTGAGTGCACAGCTCTTgaacgacgaggagagcCTGTGGAACCG CTACCGCGCCATGACTACACTGCGCAATCTGAACTCCCCAAAGGCGACGGCGATGCTGGCGCTCGTGCTCTCCCGCGACTCCTCGTCTGCCATTCTCCGCCATGAAATTGCCTTCGTTCTCGGTCAGCTGCGCATCCCCTCGGCCTctgcaggcgacgcagcgGTCCAGGGTGACGCGCCTGCGCCTGCTCCTGAGCACGACGGCGCAGCGAACGCGCCTCCGCAGTACAGGGAGACTCCCGAGTTCTTGAAGGAACAGTTGAAGGTCGAACACAGCGAAGCGACCGCCGCGCGCGCAACGTTCGCTGCGCTCGCGCAGTGCCTCGAAAACGCCAGGGAACATCCCATGGCGCGTCACGAAGCTGCCCTCGCTCTTGGGTCGCTCGGCGCCTCCGCCGGAGCTGCGGAGACGCGGTGGGAAGACGGCGCAACCAGCGTCCAGGACACAGTCATTCGACTCCT GCAAACGTACGCCAACGACCCCGACCGTGTGGTGCGAGAGAGCTGTCTAGTCGGTCTGGACAGCATGCAAGAAGAACTGGGCCTCGAGCTCGGCGTCTGCTGA
- a CDS encoding hypothetical protein (encoded by transcript TGME49_290570), whose product MLPPSNSASGAPPPGYADRSMHLLNATGAHISVILETVEKQLRGLSTDLLPSKETRSETTRRSSSQAGAVESATEGASEGQAFAENLEFVKKYHSTCCSLNRLLHAEVEKMERLREAVCGDSLYNAALQVENLEMLNAEKARLKELKKRLQNEQPPKTYKDLHK is encoded by the coding sequence ATGCTTCCGCCTTCGAACTCGGCGTCGGGTGCGCCGCCCCCCGGGTATGCGGACCGGTCCATGCACCTCTTGAATGCGACGGGAGCGCATATCTCGGTGATTTTGGAAACAGTGGAAAAGCAGCTACGCGGTCTGAGCACCGACCTTCTGCCttcgaaggaaacgaggagtgAGACAactcgtcgctcttcttcacagGCGGGCGCGGTCGAGAGTGCAACCGAAGGAGCTTCCGAGGGGCAGGCTTTCGCTGAGAATCTCGAGTTCGTCAAAAAGTATCACTCGACCTGCTGCTCTCTCAACCGcttgttgcatgcagaagtcGAAAAAATGGAACGCCTCAGAGAAGCcgtctgcggagacagcctCTACAACGCTGCTCTGCAAGTCGAAAACCTCGAGATGCTAAACGCCGAGAAAGCCAGACTCAAAGAACTCAAAAAACGCCTACAAAACGAGCAACCTCCCAAGACATATAAGGACCtacataaataa
- a CDS encoding hypothetical protein (encoded by transcript TGME49_290460), whose translation MKPSSLSSFAQRVRKSGTRHAGRCFSRGLVAVCGFSQQKTGTDLLPSLSLSRSAATSSETSSPLLSSTDTHLGDASHLLPPSSAVSSFSALSSAVALSQTPFSRVSQPPLLPRWGLLTAFSSSSLRYSSLLSSSSPSPSSPSPSPSPSSQSPSPASSSSPSSSSPASSSPSPSPSSFPHYSRRHFKRQSPRQLHQLASNLAARGCTDVVLWSSMIQRAIEVNRSPESGAADVSVAPFRFFEALGFLGAVSSLGLTDRELFLSFVPCFLRSLSALEPRHLVQLLTVYEAAGVRPRGLYVAVFNRVLKLAPSFYSHEFADFLCCLARLKIANPSFLSAFSQTLVSRLPEIAFPDACRCVGALRSLGVAQQSLFDLFDERQKKELELLPTQLLLEDFQKVLSLEFSWQAYENMIQEEFIKRTEAMIDDKDVDELADPFACLNFMKTRNLVSDKFLLALSKWCRAAVNRPATRSYKRPLAHQLVELHDLMRERNLEQNKALEQAVLRFVADDGGCKRRPREVKPLLYQRNRRYISCPDLIPDGIEPARPCAEALPDVFMERQASLVRACTPEDLARQELPFAVQAETAYRRLQRNKRFLRFVQEEQSEETQLGAV comes from the exons ATGAagccgtcttctctctccagcttcgcTCAGCGAGTGAGGAAAAGCGGAACACGACATGCTggccgctgcttctctcgggGTCTGGTCGCTGTCTGTGGCTTCTCTCAACAGAAAACCGGCACAGATCTTCTCcccagcctctctctctcacgtTCGGCCGCGACTTCTTCAGAGACGTCcagtcctcttctctcctcgacagATACGCACCTGGGCGACGCTTCTCATCTCTTGCCACCGTCCAGTgcagtttcttccttctctgctctgtcaTCTGCTGTTGCTCTCTCTCAGACACCCTTCTCACGCGTCTCTCAGCCGCCTTTGCTCCCTCGCTGGGGTCTCCTgaccgccttctcctcttcctcccttcgctactcttctctcctctcttcttcttctccttctccctcctctccgtctccttctccttctccctcctctcagtctccgtctcctgcttcttcttcttctccctcctcttcttctcctgcttcttcttctccgtctccgtctccttcttcttttccgcaCTATTCGCGTAGGCACTTCAAGCGTCAGTCTCCGCGTCAGCTGCACCAGTTGGCGTCGAACCTCGCGGCTCGAGGCTGCACCGACGTCGTTCTCTGGAGTTCGATGATTCAGCGCGCAATCGAGGTCAACCGGTCGCCGGAGTCTGGTGCGGCCGACGTGAGTGTCGCgccgtttcgcttcttcgaggctctcggcttcttgggcgctgtctcttcgctgggTCTCACCGACCGCgagctcttcctctccttcgtaCCTTGCTTCCTTCGCTCGCTGTCGGCCTTGGAGCCGCGACATCTCGTTCAACTCTTGACCGTCTATGAAGCCGCGGGCGTGAGGCCCCGCGGCCTCTACGTCGCCGTCTTCAATCGAGTTCTCAAGCTTGCTCCATCCTTCTACTCTCACGAGTTCGCGGActtcctctgctgccttGCGCGCCTGAAAATCGCGAatccctccttcctctcagcTTTCTCGCAGACACTCGTCTCACGACTTCCCGAAATCGCCTTCcccgatgcatgcagatgcgtcGGCGCACTCCGCAGTCTCGGCGTCGCCCAACAGTCTCTCTTCGACCTCTTCGACGAAAGACAAAAGAAGGAACTCGAACTCCTCCCCACACAACTCCTTCTCGAGGACTTCCAGAAG GTTCTCAGCCTCGAGTTCAGCTGGCAGGCGTACGAAAACATGATTCAAGAAGAATTCATCAAG CGAACGGAAGCGATGATCGACGACAAAGACGTGGACGAACTCGCGGATCCTTTTGCGTGTCTGAATTTtatgaagacgaggaaccTTGTCTCTGAT AAATTTCTACTCGCCCTCAGCAAGTGGTGTAGAGCCGCCGTCAACCGTCCTGCAACTCG ATCGTACAAACGTCCCTTGGCGCATCAACTGGTCGAGCTTCACGATCTCATGAG AGAAAGGAATCTGGAGCAGAACAAAGCTCTTGAGCAGGCCGTTCTTCGATTTGTTGCTGATGACG GAGGCTGCAAGCGCCGGCCGCGAGAGGTGAAGCCTCTGCTGTATCAGCGGAACCGACGCTACATTTCCTGTCCTGACTTGATCCCCGACGGCATCGAGCCTGCGCGTCCCTGCGCCGAGGCACTCCCGGACGTCTTCATGGAGCGCCAGGCGTCTCTcgtccgcgcatgcacacctGAGGACCTCGCGCGACAAGAACTCCCCTTCGCAGTCCAAGCTGAGACCGCCTACCGgcgcctccagagaaacaaaagaTTTCTGCGCTTCGTCCAGGAAGAGCAAAGTGAAGAGACCCAGCTAGGCGCGGTCTAA